Proteins encoded within one genomic window of Alosa alosa isolate M-15738 ecotype Scorff River chromosome 24, AALO_Geno_1.1, whole genome shotgun sequence:
- the LOC125289573 gene encoding alveolar macrophage chemotactic factor-like, whose translation MNAIFTVSFFLLVALAALGTESATISRNHRCKCIQNAPDNKCATIKAKMVKRIERFPAGPFCNKEEVIIHFQRGKTLCVDPTAKSIIKLEEIIRLRVAANISPTSTPETMTTADN comes from the exons ATGAATGCCATATTTACGGTGTCATTTTTTCTTCTTGTCGCCTTAGCGGCACTGGGAACAGAATCCG CTACCATATCAAGAAACCACCGTTGCAAATGTATTCAAAATGCCCCGGATAATAAATGTGCAACCATTAAGGCGAAGATGGTAAAGAGGATTGAGCGTTTCCCAGCTGGGCCCTTCTGCAATAAAGAGGAAGTCAT CATTCATTTCCAGAGAGGAAAAACACTATGTGTTGATCCTACAGCAAAATCAATTATAAAACTGGAAGAAAT CATCAGGCTGAGGGTAGCTGCCAACATCAGCCCCACTAGCACCCCGGAGACCATGACTACTGCAGACAACTGA